A genome region from Halobacterium hubeiense includes the following:
- a CDS encoding isocitrate/isopropylmalate dehydrogenase family protein, whose protein sequence is MTEDQTTTTYDIELIPGDGIGPEVLDVALPLFQDVADDYGFEFDFTRRDWGTEYYLEHGEMMPEDGLAELADADSIFLGAVGHPEVPDHVTLHGLLLPIRKGFDQYVCKRPNVLFEGIESPLKGYGAGDIDFVVYRENTEGEYADIGGREHRGLGHETAVQSALFTRQGTERIVRAAFQAAAEREGHLTSVTKSNAQAHSMVFWDDIVEEVSEEYPGVTVERLLVDAASMDLIRRPHEFDVLVASNLFGDVLTDIGAQITGSMGLAPSGNIHPGEEYPSMFEPVHGSAPDIVGEGVANPLASVLSWSMLLEDVGEEAAADALWSAVIGQISDQSAPRTPDLGGDAGTEAVVEDLRSRL, encoded by the coding sequence ATGACTGAAGACCAAACAACAACGACGTATGACATCGAACTGATTCCCGGCGACGGCATCGGCCCAGAAGTCCTCGACGTGGCCCTCCCGCTCTTCCAGGACGTGGCCGACGACTACGGGTTCGAATTCGATTTCACCCGGCGTGACTGGGGAACCGAGTACTACCTCGAGCATGGGGAGATGATGCCGGAGGACGGACTCGCCGAGCTGGCCGACGCTGATTCGATTTTCTTGGGCGCTGTTGGCCACCCGGAGGTCCCTGACCACGTGACGCTCCACGGGCTCCTGCTCCCGATTCGGAAAGGGTTCGACCAGTACGTCTGCAAGCGGCCGAACGTCCTCTTCGAGGGTATCGAGAGTCCACTCAAGGGGTACGGGGCCGGCGACATTGACTTCGTAGTCTACCGCGAGAACACGGAGGGTGAATACGCTGATATCGGCGGCCGTGAACACCGCGGTCTCGGACACGAGACGGCCGTTCAGTCGGCGCTTTTCACTCGGCAGGGAACAGAACGCATCGTGCGCGCGGCCTTCCAGGCCGCGGCCGAACGTGAGGGACACCTGACGAGCGTCACCAAATCCAACGCACAGGCCCACAGTATGGTGTTCTGGGACGACATCGTCGAGGAGGTGAGCGAGGAGTATCCCGGCGTCACTGTCGAGCGATTGCTGGTTGATGCGGCCTCGATGGACTTGATTCGGCGACCTCACGAGTTCGACGTCCTCGTCGCTTCGAACCTTTTCGGAGACGTCTTGACCGACATCGGCGCCCAAATTACTGGAAGTATGGGCCTCGCACCATCCGGGAATATCCACCCGGGTGAGGAGTATCCGTCAATGTTCGAGCCCGTCCACGGGAGTGCACCCGACATCGTCGGTGAGGGCGTCGCGAATCCGCTGGCGTCCGTCCTTTCGTGGTCGATGCTGCTCGAGGATGTCGGAGAGGAGGCCGCCGCAGATGCACTTTGGAGTGCCGTCATTGGGCAGATATCTGACCAGTCCGCGCCACGGACTCCAGACCTTGGCGGTGATGCGGGAACTGAGGCGGTCGTCGAGGACCTTCGCTCGCGCCTTTAG
- a CDS encoding universal stress protein, whose translation MTILTAVGQELESNEILELGYELATAYDEQLRVLHVIPKEDFNEHKAALEGTPASESFTISREEQSAAEIARQAVHESLDEYDSDRVETQGRIGDPTDKILAEVDRTDPRYLVIGGKGKSPVGKVIFGSTAQSVLLNASCPVVLASR comes from the coding sequence ATGACGATACTCACAGCGGTCGGCCAAGAACTGGAATCGAACGAAATCCTCGAACTCGGGTACGAGCTCGCGACAGCGTACGACGAGCAGCTGCGTGTCCTCCACGTCATCCCAAAAGAGGATTTCAACGAACACAAAGCAGCACTCGAGGGAACGCCGGCGTCCGAGAGCTTCACCATCAGCCGTGAAGAGCAAAGCGCGGCCGAAATCGCCCGGCAGGCCGTCCACGAATCCCTCGACGAGTACGACTCCGACCGGGTCGAAACGCAGGGACGCATCGGCGACCCGACAGACAAAATCCTCGCAGAAGTCGACCGAACCGACCCTCGGTATCTCGTAATCGGCGGGAAAGGAAAATCACCCGTCGGGAAAGTCATCTTCGGGAGCACAGCACAGAGCGTATTGCTGAACGCCTCGTGCCCCGTTGTTCTAGCAAGCAGGTAA
- a CDS encoding ABC transporter permease, producing the protein MSGYALDVETAKDRLQEELSRARRTLSVVLEDTSAKIGFAIIMAFVFVGLFGPYLAPHHPIEHTMRSGGSMMRLESPTAKAPMGTTSFGKDVFSQFLAGARPTLIVGLFGGIGTGVLGFLVGLTSGYFGGRVDEALMRLTDLTFALPFLPMALVILSFVSPNIWLITAVLVVFLWKMPARVIRSEVMTVKERTFVKSARARGAGHLRTMFLHVAPNVLGIGFLYTAYAFGWSIVAGASLAFLGFGDPTMTSWGRMLEQVFRAGAMRVAWWWVLPPAIGIAAVTTAVFLVGRAFEELVNPDLQTEQE; encoded by the coding sequence ATGTCTGGGTACGCACTTGACGTCGAAACAGCGAAAGATCGCCTGCAAGAAGAGCTGTCGCGGGCACGTCGTACACTGAGCGTCGTCCTTGAAGACACCTCAGCGAAAATTGGGTTCGCCATCATCATGGCGTTCGTCTTCGTGGGCTTGTTCGGCCCGTATCTGGCGCCGCACCATCCCATCGAGCATACGATGCGCTCCGGTGGCTCGATGATGCGTCTCGAAAGCCCCACCGCGAAGGCACCGATGGGGACGACCTCCTTCGGGAAGGACGTCTTCAGTCAGTTCCTCGCGGGTGCACGCCCGACGCTAATCGTCGGCCTGTTCGGTGGGATTGGCACCGGCGTCCTGGGCTTCCTCGTCGGTCTCACGAGCGGGTACTTTGGCGGCCGCGTCGACGAGGCGCTGATGCGGCTGACCGACCTGACGTTCGCACTCCCGTTCCTGCCGATGGCGCTGGTCATCCTCTCGTTCGTCTCCCCGAACATCTGGTTGATCACCGCCGTACTCGTCGTGTTCCTCTGGAAGATGCCCGCACGAGTCATCCGGTCGGAGGTCATGACGGTCAAAGAACGGACCTTCGTCAAATCAGCACGAGCACGCGGGGCAGGCCACCTGCGGACGATGTTCCTGCACGTCGCTCCGAACGTGCTCGGTATCGGGTTCCTCTACACCGCCTACGCGTTCGGGTGGTCAATCGTTGCCGGCGCCTCACTGGCGTTCCTCGGCTTCGGTGACCCGACGATGACCTCCTGGGGGCGGATGCTCGAGCAGGTCTTCCGCGCAGGTGCCATGCGGGTTGCGTGGTGGTGGGTCCTCCCGCCCGCCATTGGTATCGCTGCCGTCACCACGGCTGTCTTCCTGGTCGGCCGGGCGTTCGAGGAGCTAGTGAACCCAGATCTGCAAACGGAGCAAGAATGA
- a CDS encoding helix-turn-helix domain-containing protein: MLTPECFNGVATVAEWDDFQRLADKLQEQFGEFELLSVNQVETTGAPLGSGQLGRVVRNELSQDQLNVLQTAHELGYFETPRRASADDIATELDIAQSTLSERLRLAENQLFDLIFSGDQDVNEGG, encoded by the coding sequence GTGCTCACTCCGGAATGTTTCAATGGTGTCGCTACGGTCGCTGAGTGGGACGATTTCCAGCGGCTCGCCGATAAACTGCAAGAACAGTTCGGGGAATTCGAGCTCTTGAGCGTGAATCAGGTTGAGACGACGGGTGCGCCGCTGGGGAGTGGTCAGCTCGGCCGCGTGGTCAGAAACGAACTCTCCCAAGATCAGCTGAACGTCCTCCAGACGGCCCACGAGTTGGGATACTTCGAAACGCCGCGTCGGGCCTCGGCAGACGATATCGCGACTGAGCTTGACATCGCCCAGTCGACGCTTAGTGAGCGTCTGCGACTCGCGGAAAACCAGTTGTTCGACCTGATCTTCTCTGGCGACCAGGACGTGAACGAAGGCGGTTGA
- a CDS encoding ABC transporter permease, whose product MSFRRFLIKRTAIAAILTLVAVSIIFATLRFLPSDPFSGLVASGSLTPEQVAELRAMYGLDEPIWIQYLKYIQNLFTFQFGLSLTEQRPVWSILGPALRNTLVLLLPALVTTAVVSSLAGMYAGWNRGSWFEQTGIITTTFFRATPIFVTGILLLIIFSYGLGWFPAFGMRSPVANPQGVTETYLSMDFLKHYILPFTATVLFYSGDFLMLARNSVVERKGSEFLKLHRAKGLSEMEQLARAGRNSLLPLVTYFALRTGMLFQGVITLEVVFAWPGIGRALVDAILNQDYPTVQAAVFIMALAVIVMNLAADIAYAKLDPTVEAGDV is encoded by the coding sequence ATGAGCTTTCGACGATTCCTGATCAAACGGACGGCGATCGCCGCGATATTGACTCTGGTAGCGGTTAGCATCATCTTCGCGACGCTTCGGTTCCTGCCCAGCGACCCGTTCAGCGGGCTCGTCGCCTCCGGCTCACTAACGCCGGAACAGGTCGCTGAGTTGCGTGCGATGTACGGCCTCGATGAGCCGATCTGGATTCAGTACCTGAAGTACATCCAGAACCTGTTCACGTTCCAGTTCGGTCTCTCGCTTACCGAACAGCGGCCAGTCTGGTCGATTCTCGGGCCTGCGTTGCGGAACACGCTGGTATTGCTCCTACCCGCACTGGTGACAACTGCAGTCGTCAGTTCCCTCGCTGGGATGTACGCCGGCTGGAACCGCGGGTCGTGGTTCGAGCAGACGGGAATCATCACCACGACGTTCTTCCGCGCCACCCCGATCTTCGTCACCGGCATCCTCCTGCTCATCATCTTCTCGTACGGGCTGGGGTGGTTCCCAGCGTTTGGCATGCGGAGCCCGGTGGCCAACCCACAGGGGGTGACAGAGACGTACCTCTCGATGGACTTCCTGAAACACTACATCCTCCCGTTCACGGCGACAGTGCTGTTCTACAGCGGGGACTTCCTGATGCTTGCGCGGAACTCCGTCGTCGAGCGCAAAGGGTCGGAGTTCCTCAAACTCCACCGCGCAAAGGGACTATCGGAGATGGAACAGCTGGCTCGCGCTGGCCGAAACTCGCTGCTCCCGCTGGTGACGTACTTCGCGCTCCGGACAGGCATGCTCTTCCAGGGAGTCATTACGCTGGAAGTGGTGTTCGCGTGGCCGGGAATCGGTCGTGCGCTCGTCGATGCGATCCTCAATCAAGACTATCCGACGGTCCAGGCCGCGGTGTTCATCATGGCGCTGGCTGTCATTGTGATGAATCTGGCCGCGGACATCGCCTACGCGAAACTGGACCCGACCGTCGAAGCGGGTGATGTCTAA
- a CDS encoding hemolysin family protein — MHDPAMDASLMEVAPLAVRVSGVTVPNSAIAIGGVILIGSLIALSAFFSSSEIAMFSLADHRVEVLTNDGVPGSQTLKALKSDPHRLLVTILVGNNLVNIAMSSLATGLLVMLGFGQGQSVAFATFGITALVLLFGESAPKSYAVENTESWALRIARPLKFAEYLLLPLIVVFDYLTRVINRVTGGRSTIETSYVTREEIQQMIETGEREGVLDKEEREMFQRIFRFDDTIAKEVMTPRLDVTAVDRDDDIDEAIATCIRSGHQRLPVYEGSLDNVIGVVTLSDLVREWRYGESDLESLDHFVEEPLQVPESKNVADLFEEMRREPVEMAIVIDEFGTTEGIITTEDLVEEIVGELLGAEEEEKITVIDETSVSARGDVNIEAVNNALDIDLPEGEEFETIAGFIFNRAGRLVEEGESFDHGAVEFSVERVDDSRIKRVRITEQHDQLAAGRSAESVS; from the coding sequence ATGCACGACCCCGCGATGGACGCATCGTTGATGGAGGTGGCGCCGCTGGCGGTCCGCGTCAGTGGCGTCACCGTCCCCAATAGTGCCATCGCTATAGGTGGGGTCATCCTTATCGGCTCCCTGATCGCGCTCTCCGCGTTCTTCTCCTCGTCGGAGATCGCGATGTTCTCGCTGGCTGACCACCGGGTCGAGGTTCTGACCAACGACGGGGTGCCTGGCTCGCAGACACTGAAAGCGTTGAAGTCCGACCCCCACCGGCTGCTCGTGACGATCCTCGTGGGTAACAACCTCGTCAATATCGCGATGTCCTCACTCGCGACCGGCCTACTGGTGATGCTCGGATTCGGACAGGGGCAATCGGTGGCTTTCGCGACCTTCGGTATCACTGCCCTGGTCTTGCTGTTCGGGGAGAGCGCTCCGAAATCCTACGCGGTCGAGAACACGGAATCATGGGCACTCCGCATCGCCAGACCCCTCAAGTTCGCCGAGTACCTCTTGCTCCCACTGATCGTCGTCTTCGACTACCTGACGCGTGTGATAAACAGAGTCACTGGCGGGCGGTCGACTATCGAGACCTCCTACGTCACCCGCGAAGAGATCCAGCAGATGATCGAGACGGGCGAACGAGAGGGGGTTCTCGATAAGGAAGAACGCGAGATGTTCCAACGCATCTTCCGGTTCGACGACACCATCGCCAAGGAGGTGATGACGCCGCGACTCGACGTCACAGCGGTCGATCGAGACGACGATATCGACGAAGCAATCGCCACGTGCATCCGGAGTGGGCACCAGCGCCTGCCAGTCTACGAGGGCAGTCTGGACAACGTCATCGGCGTTGTGACGCTCTCGGACTTGGTGCGGGAGTGGCGGTACGGGGAAAGCGACCTCGAATCTCTCGACCACTTCGTCGAAGAGCCACTCCAAGTGCCGGAAAGCAAGAACGTGGCTGACCTGTTCGAGGAGATGCGCCGTGAGCCGGTCGAGATGGCTATCGTTATCGACGAGTTCGGCACGACCGAGGGAATCATCACGACCGAAGACCTCGTCGAGGAAATCGTCGGCGAGCTCCTCGGTGCCGAAGAGGAAGAGAAGATCACGGTCATCGACGAGACCAGTGTTAGCGCGCGTGGCGATGTGAACATCGAAGCGGTCAACAACGCGCTCGATATCGACCTCCCGGAGGGCGAGGAGTTTGAGACGATTGCCGGCTTCATCTTCAACCGGGCCGGCCGGTTAGTCGAGGAAGGCGAGTCGTTCGACCACGGCGCCGTCGAGTTCAGTGTCGAACGGGTCGATGACAGCCGTATCAAGCGAGTTCGAATAACTGAACAGCACGATCAATTAGCAGCGGGCCGGTCGGCGGAGTCAGTAAGTTGA
- a CDS encoding MFS transporter, which yields MTADDITTGRLGSLSRFRRYDALALTALVWFLGKFLRYAFPPLFGQFETIYDVTRTDLGLAFTGLMLVYAAMQFPSGYIADRSGSVGVITVGGVVTGIGALSLVVDAPFAVLAGAMLLVGAGTGTYKTVAIELLSRIYPTETGRSLGVFDTVGSLAGVAAPAAVVAATSLPGVFGAPWRTLFLVGGLAALAVALAFLVRVPRHLEREPAATERDGSPQLREYVDLFRQPKFSAFVVVTILFSFVYNGLVAFLPLYLMGAGNLPSVTANLLFSGLFAVSLVQLVTGEASDRVGVLPLVVGTLTAATAGLVALVVLSGTAGAIGLGATVIVLGVGAHGYRPVRGAYLVTVLPESIAKGSLGVVRTLLVAAGAVGPAAVGYLSDVRGFRVAFGVLAVILCIATVITVILWVID from the coding sequence ATGACGGCCGATGACATCACAACGGGACGTCTCGGTTCGCTGTCCCGCTTCCGTCGCTACGACGCGCTGGCGCTGACCGCGCTCGTGTGGTTCCTCGGCAAATTCCTGCGGTACGCATTCCCGCCGCTGTTCGGGCAGTTCGAGACGATATACGACGTTACACGGACTGACCTTGGACTAGCGTTCACGGGACTCATGCTCGTGTACGCCGCGATGCAGTTCCCATCCGGGTATATCGCTGACCGGTCGGGGTCAGTAGGCGTCATTACGGTCGGTGGCGTTGTAACGGGAATCGGGGCGCTTTCGCTGGTGGTGGATGCGCCGTTCGCGGTGTTGGCTGGTGCGATGTTGCTCGTCGGTGCCGGCACAGGGACGTACAAGACCGTCGCGATCGAGTTGCTGTCTCGGATTTACCCCACTGAAACCGGGCGGTCGCTGGGCGTCTTCGACACGGTCGGTAGTCTCGCCGGCGTCGCAGCACCTGCTGCAGTCGTGGCCGCGACCTCCTTGCCGGGAGTGTTCGGAGCGCCGTGGCGGACACTGTTTCTGGTGGGGGGTCTCGCAGCGCTGGCGGTCGCTCTCGCGTTCCTCGTCCGCGTGCCTCGCCACCTCGAGCGAGAGCCCGCCGCCACGGAGCGTGACGGGTCGCCCCAGCTTCGAGAGTACGTCGACTTGTTCCGCCAGCCGAAGTTCTCGGCGTTCGTCGTCGTCACGATTCTGTTCTCGTTCGTGTACAACGGCCTCGTGGCGTTCCTCCCGCTGTATCTCATGGGCGCAGGGAATCTCCCGTCGGTAACCGCTAATCTGTTGTTCAGCGGTCTGTTCGCGGTCAGTCTAGTCCAGCTGGTTACCGGGGAAGCGAGCGACCGTGTCGGCGTTTTGCCGCTCGTTGTGGGTACGCTCACCGCGGCGACGGCGGGACTCGTCGCCCTCGTTGTGCTGTCGGGGACCGCGGGGGCAATCGGGCTCGGGGCGACGGTGATTGTGCTCGGCGTCGGCGCTCACGGATATCGGCCCGTACGCGGCGCGTACCTCGTCACTGTGTTACCGGAGAGTATCGCGAAGGGGTCGCTCGGAGTCGTCCGGACGCTGTTAGTTGCCGCAGGCGCTGTCGGCCCCGCGGCGGTAGGATACCTCTCTGATGTGCGTGGATTCCGGGTAGCGTTCGGCGTCTTGGCGGTGATTCTCTGCATCGCGACGGTGATCACGGTGATTCTGTGGGTGATCGACTAA
- a CDS encoding dipeptide ABC transporter ATP-binding protein → MTLLEVNNLKITYETSEKDIHAVNDVSFSIGEQDNYGLVGESGCGKSTIAKTILGLLDDNGKVQSGSVQFKDRELVDLSENEWQDVRWEEISYIPQSAMDSLDPVMTVGAQIRQAIRKHKDVSKADADERVAEVFEIVGLDPARTSDYPHEFSGGMRQRVTIAMALALDPDLIIADEPTTGLDVIVQDKIIDKLLEIQDEVDSSMLLITHDVGVVAETCDEVSVLYGGKVMEQGATHDVFTNPTNPYTMGLQNAFPEVDEFDEQAISIPGSLPDLTAEPSGCVFRNRCPFSTTECEDGHPPLTANGGQLSACYYPEDVDTMREAATDPDTWGIDTGGDDETARDTGDVILETENLEKWFKQTQSLVDDLRGAEPDYVKAVNGVDLTVREGEILGVAGESGCGKSTLGEVIAALQPRTGGDIHVDGTSVDDLLEESTKKFRSQVQFIFQDPFDSLNPRQRVKDAVAEPLKIQGHDKETIDRRVRQTVSDVGLNPPEKYLDQVPAQLSGGERQRVAIAQALVLEPKLLICDEPASMLDVSLKANILNILRDMADERDIGIVYISHDLASLTQIANRLAVMYLGRVIEIGDTREVVKNPKHPYAASLLAASPKTDPSTNRQRVLLPGEPPNPVNLPGGCNFAPRCPKASAECRSTNPERDAFKDGDHEAACHFPVEDVDSELLAQYARERAGTEAQTADGEPVTESVEEA, encoded by the coding sequence ATGACCCTACTCGAAGTCAACAACCTCAAAATCACGTACGAAACCTCGGAGAAGGACATTCACGCCGTCAACGACGTCTCCTTCTCCATCGGCGAACAGGACAACTACGGCCTCGTCGGCGAGTCCGGGTGCGGGAAATCAACCATCGCAAAGACCATCCTCGGGCTACTGGACGACAACGGTAAAGTCCAATCGGGGAGCGTCCAGTTTAAAGACCGAGAGCTGGTCGACCTCTCAGAGAACGAGTGGCAAGACGTCCGCTGGGAGGAAATCTCCTACATCCCACAGAGTGCGATGGACTCGCTGGACCCTGTGATGACCGTCGGGGCGCAGATTCGACAGGCAATCCGCAAGCACAAAGACGTCTCCAAAGCGGACGCCGACGAACGCGTCGCCGAAGTCTTCGAGATCGTCGGTCTCGACCCGGCTCGGACGAGCGACTACCCCCACGAGTTCTCTGGGGGAATGCGCCAACGCGTCACCATCGCGATGGCGCTCGCGCTCGACCCGGACCTCATCATCGCCGACGAACCGACGACCGGCCTCGACGTCATCGTGCAGGACAAGATCATCGACAAACTGCTCGAGATTCAGGACGAAGTGGATAGTTCGATGCTCCTCATCACCCACGACGTCGGGGTCGTCGCCGAGACCTGCGACGAAGTGTCGGTGCTCTACGGCGGGAAGGTAATGGAGCAGGGGGCGACGCATGACGTGTTCACGAACCCGACCAACCCCTACACGATGGGGTTACAGAACGCCTTCCCGGAAGTCGACGAATTCGACGAACAAGCGATCTCCATCCCGGGGTCACTACCGGACCTAACCGCGGAACCGTCCGGATGCGTCTTCCGCAATCGGTGTCCGTTTTCGACGACTGAATGCGAAGACGGCCATCCACCGTTGACCGCAAACGGCGGGCAGCTGTCGGCCTGCTATTACCCCGAAGACGTCGACACCATGCGTGAGGCGGCCACCGACCCCGATACGTGGGGTATCGACACGGGCGGCGACGATGAAACGGCCCGCGACACGGGAGACGTCATCCTCGAAACCGAGAATCTGGAAAAGTGGTTCAAACAGACCCAGTCGCTTGTCGACGACTTGCGCGGCGCCGAACCGGACTACGTCAAGGCCGTCAACGGCGTCGACCTCACAGTCCGTGAAGGCGAAATTCTCGGCGTGGCTGGCGAGTCCGGGTGTGGGAAATCGACACTGGGCGAAGTCATCGCCGCGCTACAACCACGGACTGGTGGTGACATCCACGTTGACGGTACGTCTGTCGATGACCTGCTCGAGGAGAGCACCAAGAAGTTCCGCTCGCAAGTCCAGTTCATCTTCCAAGACCCGTTCGACTCGCTGAACCCACGCCAGCGTGTCAAAGACGCCGTCGCCGAACCACTCAAAATCCAGGGGCATGACAAGGAGACCATCGACCGTCGGGTCCGCCAAACCGTCTCCGATGTCGGCCTCAACCCACCCGAAAAATACCTCGACCAAGTCCCGGCCCAGCTATCTGGCGGGGAGCGCCAGCGCGTCGCCATCGCGCAGGCGCTCGTGTTAGAACCGAAGCTGCTCATCTGTGACGAGCCCGCATCGATGCTGGACGTGTCGCTGAAAGCGAACATCCTCAACATCCTGCGGGACATGGCCGACGAGCGCGACATCGGCATCGTCTACATCTCGCATGACCTCGCCAGCCTCACCCAGATCGCCAACCGGCTGGCGGTGATGTACCTCGGCCGCGTCATCGAGATTGGCGACACCCGCGAAGTCGTCAAGAACCCGAAACACCCCTACGCTGCGTCGCTGCTGGCCGCGTCACCGAAAACGGACCCCAGCACCAATCGCCAGCGGGTGTTGTTACCGGGTGAACCACCAAACCCGGTCAACCTTCCCGGGGGCTGTAATTTCGCGCCACGGTGTCCGAAAGCCAGCGCGGAGTGTCGCTCAACGAACCCCGAACGGGACGCGTTCAAAGACGGCGACCACGAGGCAGCCTGCCACTTCCCGGTCGAGGACGTCGACAGCGAACTGCTGGCGCAGTACGCTCGCGAACGCGCCGGGACAGAGGCCCAGACTGCCGATGGAGAGCCGGTCACGGAGTCGGTCGAGGAGGCGTAA
- a CDS encoding ABC transporter substrate-binding protein, producing MSREKPFEVTKGEVSRRRFLSIASAAGISALAGCGGNGNQSNNGGTQSSGDGRSIESRFWEEWPVETKGESVNDEAVQFEYTAVEGQSVPSVTTHFAQSETPWMREFALTVQDSFNSVGVPVDLVNVQPSTRYGEFWRADIGHPVPVVMNLHGPDPQRGLDPNPFLMRAHPETGGNYYNYKNDEITELLDEQAQTIGDQEARAELCQEIQRKLSEDAYLIAANFPDVINVANTADWEGYVPTPGNGTTRDSFIWTQVNLQPQGDSTTWVKGVTAGMQGTNLPWSTGGLEEKRLLNVYDGLYDASPQLDIVSGLATGHEVVDDTTVEMDLREGVTWHDGEPFTPEDVKFSVEQYKQHTAPQQGPFYRTIESVEVVSTTGGGRVRFNLTEPDASFVTQRAVRSSIIPKHRWEDVDNPSEYNPDNPVGTGPFQFENWSQGQELRLSKYEDHWLWDDDTRRELIGEEYFVAGDGIDEMVVVNVGNVSTLIGSMQSGDIDAIGMTVSNQQADRASRADGVEKQTSPNYVPTDVHLNHIVPLFRDKTFRVALSHAFDKQSFVDNVLTGQGEAIDGQNLLTPLMTPFHGETEPYEYNPEQAKTMLEQAGYTFDSNDMLVWPEGDAWEAFDERVEHGHATRSELDQPDFS from the coding sequence ATGTCGCGAGAAAAACCGTTCGAAGTCACGAAAGGTGAGGTGTCGCGTCGACGGTTCCTCAGCATCGCGAGCGCAGCGGGAATTTCGGCGTTAGCCGGCTGCGGGGGCAACGGCAACCAGAGTAACAACGGTGGGACTCAGTCCAGTGGCGATGGTCGCTCCATCGAATCGCGGTTCTGGGAGGAGTGGCCCGTCGAGACGAAAGGCGAGTCAGTCAACGACGAGGCCGTCCAGTTCGAATACACGGCAGTCGAGGGGCAGTCAGTCCCGTCGGTCACGACCCATTTCGCGCAGTCGGAGACGCCGTGGATGCGCGAGTTCGCCTTGACGGTCCAAGATTCGTTCAACTCCGTCGGGGTGCCGGTCGACCTGGTCAACGTCCAGCCCAGCACCAGGTACGGTGAGTTCTGGCGGGCTGACATCGGCCACCCGGTGCCGGTCGTGATGAACCTCCACGGGCCCGACCCGCAGCGTGGCCTCGACCCGAACCCGTTCCTGATGCGTGCCCACCCGGAGACCGGTGGGAACTACTACAATTACAAGAACGACGAAATCACCGAGCTGCTCGACGAGCAGGCGCAGACGATCGGCGACCAAGAAGCGCGTGCCGAGCTCTGTCAGGAGATTCAGCGCAAGCTCAGTGAGGACGCCTACCTCATCGCCGCAAACTTCCCTGACGTTATCAACGTCGCCAACACCGCAGACTGGGAAGGATACGTGCCGACACCCGGCAACGGGACGACCCGGGACTCGTTCATCTGGACGCAGGTGAACCTCCAGCCGCAAGGTGACTCAACGACGTGGGTCAAGGGCGTCACCGCTGGCATGCAGGGGACGAATCTCCCCTGGTCGACTGGTGGACTGGAAGAGAAGCGTCTGCTGAACGTCTACGACGGGCTCTACGACGCCTCGCCGCAACTGGATATCGTCTCCGGCTTGGCGACCGGCCACGAGGTCGTCGACGATACCACCGTCGAGATGGACCTCCGGGAGGGAGTTACGTGGCACGACGGGGAACCGTTCACCCCAGAGGACGTCAAGTTCAGCGTCGAACAGTACAAACAGCACACTGCGCCCCAGCAGGGTCCGTTCTACCGGACTATCGAGAGCGTCGAAGTGGTCTCGACCACCGGCGGCGGCCGCGTGAGGTTCAACCTCACAGAACCCGACGCCTCGTTCGTCACCCAGCGTGCTGTCCGTAGTTCCATCATTCCCAAGCACCGCTGGGAGGATGTCGATAATCCCTCCGAGTACAACCCCGACAACCCCGTCGGGACTGGGCCATTCCAGTTCGAGAACTGGTCGCAGGGCCAGGAGCTGCGCCTCTCGAAATACGAGGACCACTGGCTGTGGGACGACGATACTCGCCGGGAACTCATCGGCGAGGAGTACTTCGTCGCCGGCGACGGTATCGACGAGATGGTCGTGGTCAACGTCGGGAACGTCTCGACACTCATCGGCTCGATGCAGTCGGGCGACATCGACGCGATTGGGATGACGGTCTCCAACCAACAGGCCGATCGAGCTTCACGAGCGGATGGCGTCGAGAAACAGACCTCGCCCAACTACGTGCCCACGGACGTCCACCTCAACCACATCGTCCCACTGTTCCGGGACAAAACGTTCCGAGTTGCGTTGAGCCACGCCTTCGACAAGCAGAGCTTCGTCGACAACGTTCTCACAGGGCAGGGGGAAGCGATCGACGGGCAGAACCTCCTCACGCCGCTGATGACGCCGTTCCACGGTGAGACCGAACCCTACGAATACAACCCCGAGCAGGCCAAGACGATGCTCGAACAGGCTGGCTACACGTTCGACAGCAACGACATGCTCGTCTGGCCGGAGGGTGACGCCTGGGAAGCCTTCGACGAGCGGGTCGAGCACGGCCACGCAACGCGCTCCGAACTCGACCAGCCGGACTTCTCGTAA